A genomic segment from Corylus avellana chromosome ca5, CavTom2PMs-1.0 encodes:
- the LOC132181622 gene encoding putative disease resistance protein RGA3: MGHRIKAIRARLDEITTDRIKFGFTERPIGTQFEHKKRENTHSFVHEEEVIGREGEKKAVKELLLNSNVKENVSIIPIVGIGGLGKTTLAQYVYNDEEVERHFDLRLWACVSDSFDVKIVVAKLIESATKKRLESHEMDLLQSQLRAEIDGKRYLLVLDDVWNENRDTWLSLETFLLGGLRGSKVFITRSIKVAEITGTLSPYLLGGLSESNSWNLFKRMAFKDGEEPKNPKLVEIGREIVQRCVQVPLAIRTIGSLLYFQNSEADWLYFKNNELYKITQQDNGIFPILKLSYDHLPSKLKQCFAFCSLYPKDTYIEVKYLIQLWIAQGFIHSSDRNRCLEDVGREYFMELLWRSFFQDIQRGVMGDISNCKMHDLMHDVARSIAGDECIISNPNGEIVVERTHHVAFNSLNSLPDILALLLKANKMRTLLLRIQPFAIFDESLIANIAVFDWNKQIYDTLISSFKCLRALNMSCTSIQKVPNSIGKLKHLRFLDLSWNKDIKLLPTSITKLQNLQTLRLDYCCGLKELPKHASNLINLRHLTFFGCESLTHMPHGLGKLTALQRLTFYKLGTKESCVRKQESGLGDLDGFNKLRGQLVIKGLKHLKSFPLEAKAANLERKQYIDDLFLSWDQEANDDSGKAITNDEQVLENLRPHLNLKTLTIEGYSGVRLSS, encoded by the coding sequence ATGGGTCATAGGATCAAGGCAATTAGGGCAAGACTAGATGAAATCACAActgataggatcaaatttggCTTCACCGAGCGCCCTATAGGGACACAATTTGAGcataagaagagagaaaatacaCACTCTTTTGTACATGAGGAAGAAGTCATTGGAAGAGAAGGTGAAAAGAAGGCCGTTAAAGAGTTGTTATTGAATTCCAATGTGAAAGAGAATGTTTCGATCATTCCCATAGTTGGGATTGGTGGACTAGGCAAGACCACGCTTGCTCAATATGTGTACAATGACGAGGAGGTCGAAAGACATTTTGATTTGAGGTTGTGGGCATGCGTCTCTGATTCTTTTGACGTGAAAATTGTTGTTGCAAAGCTCATAGAATCTGCCACTAAGAAGAGACTTGAAAGCCATGAGATGGATTTGTTGCAAAGTCAGCTTAGAGCAGAAATTGATGGTAAGAgatatttacttgttttagatgatgtATGGAACGAGAATCGTGATACATGGTTGAGCTTGGAAACATTTTTATTGGGTGGCTTGAGGGGAAGCAAAGTTTTTATTACACGCAGCATAAAAGTTGCAGAGATTACTGGCACATTGTCTCCGTATCTTTTGGGAGGTCTATCCGAAAGCAATTCTTGGAATTTATTTAAGAGAATGGCATTTAAAGATGGGGAAGAGCCAAAGAATCCAAAGCTAGTAGAAATAGGAAGGGAGATCGTACAAAGGTGTGTGCAAGTTCCTCTTGCTATAAGGACTATAGGGAGTCTATTATATTTCCAAAATTCAGAAGCTGATTGGttgtattttaaaaacaatgaactttacaaaataactcaacaagaCAATGGTATTTTCCCAATACTTAAGTTGAGTTATGATCATCTCCCGTCAAAATTGAAGCAATGCTTTGCCTTTTGTTCATTGTATCCAAAAGATACTTACATTGAAGTGAAGTATTTGATTCAACTATGGATAGCTCAAGGCTTTATTCATTCATCTGATAGAAACAGATGTCTTGAAGATGTTGGTCGTGAGTATTTTATGGAATTGCTTTGGAGGTCGTTTTTCCAAGACATACAAAGAGGTGTTATGGGTGATATATCCAACtgcaaaatgcatgaccttATGCATGATGTTGCGCGGTCAATAGCCGGGGATGAGTGCATAATTTCAAATCCAAATGGAGAAATAGTAGTTGAAAGAACTCATCATGTGGCATTTAATTCTTTAAATTCCTTGCCGGATATTCTAGCTCTTTTGTTGAAGGCTAACAAAATGAGAACCCTTCTTCTACGAATTCAACCATTTGCAATATTTGATGAAAGTTTGATTGCGAACATTGCAGTATTTGACTGGAATAAGCAGATTTATGATAcacttatttcaagttttaaatgctTGCGTGCATTGAATATGAGTTGTACGAGTATTCAAAAAGTACCAAATTCCATCGGCAAGTTAAAGCATTTAAGATTTCTTGATCTTTCTTGGAATAAAGATATCAAACTACTCCCCACTTCTATAACTAAATTGCAAAATTTGCAAACATTAAGACTTGACTATTGTTGTGGGCTTAAAGAATTGCCTAAACACGCAAGCAACTTGATCAACCTTAGGCATCTTACGTTTTTTGGGTGTGAGAGCTTGACTCATATGCCGCATGGACTGGGAAAGTTGACCGCTCTCCAAAGACTAACGTTTTACAAGTTAGGGACGAAGGAAAGTTGTGTTCGAAAGCAGGAGAGTGGGCTAGGCGATCTCGATGGTTTCAATAAGTTGAGGGGACAATTAGTTATCAAGGGTTTAAAGCACttaaaatcttttccattggaAGCCAAGGCTGCAAACTTGGAGAGGAAGCAATACATTGACGATCTGTTCTTAAGTTGGGACCAAGAAGCTAATGATGATAGTGGTAAGGCAATTACAAATGATGAACAAGTGTTGGAAAACCTACGGCCACACCTAAATTTGAAAACGTTAACTATAGAAGGATATTCTGGTGTGAGGTTATCTAGCTAG